TGCTTTGGCAGGTCGACGGGGTCGAATACGTTTATTCCATGTCGCGTCCCGACCTGGCAATTGTCACGGTCCGTTTTTATGTCGGCGAGGACCGGATCGCTTCTTTGGTCAAGCTGCACAATAAAATATCCACCCATATCGATATTGTCCCGCCCGGGGTGACCGGCTGGGTGATCAGGCCAATCGGGGTCGATGACGTCCCCATCGTGAATCTGACCCTCTATTCGGATACCGAGTCCGACCATCAGCTCCGCCGGGTCGCCGAAGAGGCCATCGATCGTCTGCAGGCGGTCGAAGATACTTCCCGAACTGAACTGATCGGCGGGCGCCCGCGGCAGATCCTGGTGGATGTCGACCCGGCGGCGCTGGCTTCGCGCGGGCTGGATCTGTTCAGCGTGCAACAGGCCCTGCAGGCCGCCAATCTGGAATTGCCCTCCGGCAGCTTTGAGCAGAACAATCGTCAGATCCTGGTGCGCGGCGGTGGCTTTCTGCAGAGCGCCGAGGAGGTTTCCCAGCTGATTATCGCGGTCAGAGACGGGGCGCCGGTCTACCTGCAGGATGTTGCCAAGGTCAGTGACGGGATCGCTGAGCCGGAGACCTACACCCGTTTACGCTTCGGTCCGGCTGAAGCGGACGCGAATCCCGGCCAAGAATATCAGGCGGTGCATATCGCCGTGGCCAAGAAGAAGGGGACCAATGCCGTTACCGTGGCCAGGGATGTCATTGCCAAACTGAATTCCCTGAAAGGGGATGTCATCCCGGATGATATTCATATCAAGGTGACGCGCAACTACGGGGAGACCGCCAATCATAAGGTCAACGAACTGATCACCCACCTGGTCATTGCCGTGGTGACTGTACTGGCCCTGGTGCTGTTTGCCCTCGGCTGGCGCGAGGCGTTCATTGTCGCGGTCTCCATCCCGATCATCTATTCGCTGACCCTGCTGGTCAATTACTGGTTCGGCTACACCATCAATCGGGTCACCCTGTTCGCCCTGGTGCTCGCTTTGGGGTTGCTGGTGGATGACCCTATCGTCGATGTGGAGAACATTTACCGGCATTTCAAAATGAAGAAAGAGCCGCCACGCGAAGCGGTGCTGACCGCCGTCGATGAAGTCCGGCCACCGGTGATTGTCGCCACCCTGGCGGTGATCCTGTCTTTTTTGCCGATGCTTTTTATCACCGGGATGATGGGGCCGTACATGCGTCCCATGGCCGTCAACCTGCCGTTGACCATGCTCATGTCGTTGCTGGTTGCCTTTACCGTCACTCCGTGGATGACCTACCATGTGCTGAAAGGTGAATACGGCAAAGTTGAGGAAGGGGCGTTTGTCCTCGAGGAGACCCGCACCTACAAGATTTACCGCAAACTGCTGATGCCGTTTATCAAGCATCGCGGCTATGCCTGGCTGCTGATCGGCGGGGTCGTGGTGCTGCTGCTGATCTCTGTGGCTATGCCGGCTTTGAATCTGGTCCCCCTGAAGATGCTGCCGTTTGATAACAAGAACGAGTTTCAGCTGGTCCTCGACCTGCCGGAGGGGGCGACCCTGGAAGAGACGGATGCGGCCGCGCGGGATCTGGAAGACTATCTGGCCACCGTCAATGAGGTGACCGACTTTGAAGCCTATGTCGGCACCGCCAGTGCCATTGATTTCAACGGCATGGTGCGCCATTACTATATGCGTCATGGCGCCAATCTGGCGGATATCAGGATCAATATCGCACCCAAGGGGAAGCGGGCGCAGCAGAGCCATGAAATTACCCTGCGGCTGCGTAACGACCTGACCGCCATAGCCAATCGGCACGGCGCCTTGCTCAAGATTGTCGAACTGCCGCCGGGACCGCCGGTTATTGCCACCCTGACCGCTGAGGTGTATGCGGATGACGGGATCGATTATGCCGGACAACTGGCGGCTACCGAACTGGTGCGTAAGCGCATGGCCACAGAGGATAAAGTTGTCGATGTTGACACCAGCATCGAAGCTGCCCAGCGGCAACTTCAGTTTGTGCCCGATCGCGATAAACTGGCCCTGGCCGGGCTGACCACCGCCGAACTGGCCAAGACTCTGCAGATCGCCTTGTCCGGAGCCCAAGTCGGTACACTTCATGTTGACAGTGAACGCAACCCGCTACCGATTCTGCTGCGCCTGCCGGTGGAGAAACGCTCTTCCACGGAAGTGCTCAATAATCTGCAGCTGCAAGGCCCCAATGGAAACCTGATCCACCTCTCCGAACTCGGTCATTTTGTCGAGCAGCGGCTGGAGCCGACCATCTATCATAAAAATCTGCGCCGGGTCAGTTATGTCTTCGGGGAGATGGCCGGCAAGAGCCCGGTCAATGCCATCCTTAACCTGCAACAGCATTTCAAGGAACACCCGCTGCCGCTGGGAACTTCGGTGGTCTGGAGCGGGGAAGGGGAGTGGAAGATCACCCTGGATGTGTTCCGCGATCTCGGCATTGCCTTCGGCGCAGCCATGGTCCTGATCTACCTGCTGCTGCTGGTGGAAACCGGATCCTATGTCATGCCGTTGATCATCATGGCGGCGATTCCGCTGACCATGATCGGCATCATGCCCGGCTTCTGGCTGCTCAACCTGGTTGCCGATCATCCGGTGGGCGGCTACGGGACGCCGGTGTTCTTCACGGCAACGGCGATGATCGGGATGATCGCCCTGGCCGGGATCGTCGTGCGGAATTCGATTATCCTCATCGACTTCATTCACCACGCCTTAAAAAGAGGGGTGCCTCTGGATGAAGCGCTGGTGGAGAGCGGCGCGGTGCGGCTGCGGCCGATCCTGCTGACCGCCGGAGCAGCTTTGCTGGGGAACTGGATCATCACCTTGGATCCGATTTTTTCCGGGTTGGCCTGGGCAATCATCTTCGGGGTGTTCGCCTCAACAGCCTTTACCCTGATTGTGATCCCGGTGGTCTATTGGTTGATTTACGGCAAGAAAACAAAACCTGACAATAATTTATAAATATTTGTGGAAGAGAGCGAACCGAGTCTTGGATGGACTTTAGAAGCAGAAGGTTCTTTCCGAGCCCAGGGATGAACGAGCCAAAAACAAGAGGAGGTTGATGTCTTGTTTTTGTGAGTGAAGCAAAATCGCATTTTTGCGCAACGGGCATTCTAAAGTTCAGGATGGACTTTAGAATCAGATAAATAAAAGCGGGCAGGCCATTTGGCCTGCCCGTTTAGTTGCCTGTCGCTTAGTATTTGCCGAATTCGTCATCATCGAGTGCGATGATCGGCTTGGTTGCTTTCTGCCCGACCTGGTCCCAGCCGGAAGGTTCCGCCAGTTGCGGTTTCTGTGCCGGGGCTTTGCGCTCCTGCGGCTTGGTGACCGGTTGTTGCGGCAGCGCCGTTACCACCGGGCGGGTAGTCGTCTGCCCCTGACCGCGCAACTTGAACTGCTGCAACAGTTGGCGCATGTGGGCCGATTGGCTGGACAGCTCCTCGGCCGCGGCCGCGCTCTCCTCGGCTCCGGCGGTGTTGCGCTGGGTGACCTCGTCGATCTGGGAAATCCCGTTGTTGACCTGGGCCAGTCCGTCCGACTGTTCCCTGGACGAAGCTGCAATCTCCCCGACCAGATCGGCGGTCTTGCCGATTCCGGCAACGATCTCTTCCAGGGCGGCTGCCGTCCGGTTGGCAATGGCGGTGCCGTTTTCCCCTTTTTGGACGCTCCCCTCGATCAGATCTGCGGTTTCCCGCGCCGCCTTGGCACTGCGCGCCGCCAGGTTGCGGACCTCCTCGGCGACCACCGCAAAGCCTTTGCCGTGCTGACCGGCCCGGGCCGCTTCCACCGCTGCGTTCAGGGCCAGCAGATTGGTCTGGAAGGCGATCTCGTCAATGGTCTTGATGATCTTGCT
This genomic window from Pelobacter seleniigenes DSM 18267 contains:
- a CDS encoding efflux RND transporter permease subunit, producing MSESPKKHTFATRIVDHFLEGNLSVILILLAVIAGIAALTLTPREEEPQIVVPLADVYVHMPGASAAEVEKLVSTRLEKLLWQVDGVEYVYSMSRPDLAIVTVRFYVGEDRIASLVKLHNKISTHIDIVPPGVTGWVIRPIGVDDVPIVNLTLYSDTESDHQLRRVAEEAIDRLQAVEDTSRTELIGGRPRQILVDVDPAALASRGLDLFSVQQALQAANLELPSGSFEQNNRQILVRGGGFLQSAEEVSQLIIAVRDGAPVYLQDVAKVSDGIAEPETYTRLRFGPAEADANPGQEYQAVHIAVAKKKGTNAVTVARDVIAKLNSLKGDVIPDDIHIKVTRNYGETANHKVNELITHLVIAVVTVLALVLFALGWREAFIVAVSIPIIYSLTLLVNYWFGYTINRVTLFALVLALGLLVDDPIVDVENIYRHFKMKKEPPREAVLTAVDEVRPPVIVATLAVILSFLPMLFITGMMGPYMRPMAVNLPLTMLMSLLVAFTVTPWMTYHVLKGEYGKVEEGAFVLEETRTYKIYRKLLMPFIKHRGYAWLLIGGVVVLLLISVAMPALNLVPLKMLPFDNKNEFQLVLDLPEGATLEETDAAARDLEDYLATVNEVTDFEAYVGTASAIDFNGMVRHYYMRHGANLADIRINIAPKGKRAQQSHEITLRLRNDLTAIANRHGALLKIVELPPGPPVIATLTAEVYADDGIDYAGQLAATELVRKRMATEDKVVDVDTSIEAAQRQLQFVPDRDKLALAGLTTAELAKTLQIALSGAQVGTLHVDSERNPLPILLRLPVEKRSSTEVLNNLQLQGPNGNLIHLSELGHFVEQRLEPTIYHKNLRRVSYVFGEMAGKSPVNAILNLQQHFKEHPLPLGTSVVWSGEGEWKITLDVFRDLGIAFGAAMVLIYLLLLVETGSYVMPLIIMAAIPLTMIGIMPGFWLLNLVADHPVGGYGTPVFFTATAMIGMIALAGIVVRNSIILIDFIHHALKRGVPLDEALVESGAVRLRPILLTAGAALLGNWIITLDPIFSGLAWAIIFGVFASTAFTLIVIPVVYWLIYGKKTKPDNNL